A window from Pecten maximus unplaced genomic scaffold, xPecMax1.1, whole genome shotgun sequence encodes these proteins:
- the LOC117320203 gene encoding mucin-2-like produces the protein MTADNTETADKRDRRQTETDTNGDRRQTETAHKRRPPDKRRPRQTETPPTQRRPQTNGDPQTTETQTNGRPQTNGDRTQTETAHKRRPQTNGDPRQTETARQTETADKRRPHTNGDRTTNGGPRHKRRPQTNVDPRQTETPDKRRPQTNGDRRQKRRPRQNGDRNGNQQRRTADKRRPQTNGDRTETGPQTNGDRRQTETAHKRRPTQTETATNGDPRQTETADKTETADKRRPQTTETRQTETADKTETATNGDRRQNGDPQTQTETADKRMPTNADKRRPHTKRPKNGAADKRRPHTNGDPRQTETQTNGDPRQNGRRTQTETPRKRRPRQTETADKRRPHTNGDRTQTETGQRDRTQTETADNGDRTNGDPHKRETATNGDPDKRRPRQTETQTNGDPDKRRPQTNGDRRQTETHTNGDRTQTEDPQTNGDPRQETADKRDPRQNGDRRQTETHTNGDHTNGRPQTKRDRRQTETADKRETQTKGDRTKNGDRKQTETDTNGDQRQRETPDKRRPKKKTEPGQTNGDRRPNGDPTQRRPHTNGDPDKRPQTNGDRRQTRPRQTETHTNGDHTNGDPDKRRPRQTETQTNETADKRRPQTNGDRTQKETAHKRRPQTNGDRRQTETADKRRPQTNGDRRQTETAHKRRRRQTETADKRRPQTKGDRTQTETPDKRRPHTNGDRQTKRRPQTNGDPKETETAEKRGPHTNGDPQTNVRPHTNGDRRQTEIPQTNGRPQTNGDPTQTETAHKRRPQTQRRPQTNGDPRQTGTADKRRPQTNGDPRQTETPDKRRPHTNVDRTQRRPHTKRRPQTNGDPDKRRPQTNGDRRQTETADKRRPQTNRRPPDKRRPHTNGDRRQTETPDKRRPQTNGDRRQTETAHKRRPQTNGDRTQTETPDKRRPQTNGDRRQTETRTQTETPEKRRPQTNGDRRQTETPHKRRPHTNGDPRQTETADNGDRTQTETPHKRRPQT, from the coding sequence ATGACCGCAGACAATACGGAGACCGCAGACAAACGAGACCGCAGACAAACGGAGACCGATACAAACGGAGACCGCAGACAAACGGAGACCGCACACAAACGGAGACCCCCAGACAAACGGAGACCCAGACAAACGGAGACCCCCCCCACACAACGGAGACCCCAGACAAACGGAGACCCGCAGACAACGGAGACCCAGACAAACGGTAGACCCCAGACAAACGGAGACCGCACACAAACGGAGACCGCACACAAACGGAGACCCCAGACAAACGGAGACCCGAGACAAACGGAGACCGCAAGACAAACGGAGACCGCAGACAAACGTAGACCGCACACAAACGGAGACCGCACCACAAACGGAGGACCCAGACACAAACGGCGACCGCAGACAAACGTAGACCCCAGACAAACGGAGACCCCAGACAAACGGAGACCGCAGACAAACGGAGACCGCAGACAAAAACGGAGACCCAGACAAAACGGAGACCGCAACGGGAACCAACAACGGAGAACCGCAGACAAACGGAGACCGCAGACAAACGGAGACCGCACAGAAACGGGACCCCAGACAAACGGAGACCGCAGACAAACGGAGACCGCACACAAACGGAGACCCACACAAACGGAGACCGCAACAAACGGAGACCCCAGACAAACGGAGACCGCAGACAAAACGGAGACCGCAGACAAACGGAGACCGCAGACAACGGAGACCCGACAAACGGAGACCGCAGACAAAACGGAGACCGCAACAAACGGAGACCGCAGACAAAACGGAGACCCACAGACACAAACGGAGACCGCAGACAAACGGATGCCAACGAACGCAGACAAACGGAGACCGCACACAAAGAGACCGAAAAACGGAGCCGCAGACAAACGGAGACCGCACACAAACGGAGACCCCAGACAAACGGAGACCCAGACAAACGGAGACCCCAGACAAAACGGGAGACGCACACAAACGGAGACCCCAAGAAAACGGAGACCCAGACAAACGGAGACCGCAGACAAACGGAGACCCCACACAAACGGAGACCGCACACAAACGGAGACCGGACAACGAGACCGGACCCAAACGGAGACCGCAGACAACGGAGACCGAACAAACGGAGACCCACACAAACGGGAGACCGCAACAAACGGAGACCCAGACAAACGGAGACCCAGACAAACGGAGACCCAGACAAACGGAGACCCAGACAAACGGAGACCGCAGACAAACGGAGACCGCAGACAAACGGAGACCCACACAAACGGAGACCGCACACAAACGGAGGACCCACAGACAAACGGAGACCCCAGACAAGAGACCGCAGACAAACGAGACCCCAGACAAAACGGAGACCGCAGACAAACGGAGACCCACACAAACGGAGACCACACAAACGGGAGACCCCAGACAAAACGAGACCGCAGACAAACGGAGACCGCAGACAAACGGGAGACGCAGACAAAGGGAGACCGCACAAAAAACGGAGACCGAAAACAAACGGAGACCGACACAAACGGAGACCAGCGACAAAGGGAGACCCCAGACAAAAGGAGACCCAAGAAAAAAACGGAGCCCGGGCAGACAAACGGAGACCGCAGACCAAACGGAGACCCCACACAAAGGAGACCGCACACAAACGGAGACCCAGACAAACGACCCCAGACAAACGGAGACCGCAGACAAACGAGACCCAGACAAACGGAGACCCACACAAACGGAGACCACACAAACGGAGACCCAGACAAACGGAGACCCAGACAAACGGAGACCCAGACAAACGAGACCGCAGACAAACGGAGACCGCAGACAAACGGAGACCGCACACAAAAGGAGACCGCACACAAACGGAGACCGCAGACAAACGGAGACCGCAGACAAACGGAGACCGCAGACAAACGGAGACCGCAGACAAACGGAGACCGCAGACAAACGGAGACCGCACACAAACGGAGACGCAGACAAACGGAGACCGCAGACAAACGGAGACCCCAGACAAAAGGAGACCGCACACAAACGGAGACCCCAGACAAACGGAGACCGCACACAAACGGAGACCGGCAGACAAAACGGAGACCGCAGACAAACGGAGACCCGAAAGAAACGGAGACCGCAGAAAAACGGGGACCCCACACAAACGGAGACCCGCAGACAAACGTGAGACCGCACACAAACGGAGACCGCAGACAAACGGAGATCCCCCAGACAAACGGGAGACCCCAGACAAACGGAGACCCCACACAAACGGAGACCGCACACAAACGGAGACCCCAGACACAACGGAGACCCCAGACAAACGGAGACCCCAGACAAACGGGGACAGCAGACAAACGGAGACCGCAGACAAACGGAGACCCCAGACAAACGGAGACCCCAGACAAACGGAGACCGCACACCAACGTAGACCGCACACAACGGAGACCGCACACAAAACGGAGACCGCAGACAAACGGAGACCCAGACAAACGGAGACCGCAGACAAACGGAGACCGCAGACAAACGGAGACCGCAGACAAACGGAGACCCCAGACAAATCGGAGACCCCCAGACAAACGGAGACCGCACACAAACGGAGACCGCAGACAAACGGAGACCCCAGACAAACGGAGACCGCAGACAAACGGAGACCGCAGAC